The window CGCATCCAGCCGGGCGGAGGTTACGGCGTGATAGGCCGTATGGAGCTGCCGCGAGTGCGCGGGAAAGTGGACGTCGTACCCCTCCCAGCGCGCGACGATCAGCGGCTCGATCCAGTCCCTGTTCGCAGGTGCGATATCGCTGCCGAAGAACGACCAGACATGCTCTCCGCCCAGTGTTTCTCCGCGTTCCAGCAGGGTGACGGGAATATCCGGTCGCCTTGCCGCCATGGCCAGCGCGATCAGCCCGCCGGACAGGCCACCGCCGACCACTATCAGGCCAGTTCCCTCGTTCATGTCCGTCGTTGTGCTGTCCATGCTTTTCATGATGTACGACCGGTGTGTTCACCGGGCAACTTGGCAGTCGTTGTGCGTTGCGGCATGATGCGGTGATGAAGACTTTGACGATCAGCGATGCAACGTCGGCAGACGCCGAAGCCATCGCCGCCATCTTTGCGCATTATGTGCTCGAAAGCACGGCAACTTTCGAGACGGTCCCGCCTGACGAGCCAGAGATCGCCCGCCGAATCGCGGCGGTGACGGGGGACGGTTATCCGTTCGTCGTCTCGCGCGACGAAGAGGACGGGCAGATCCTCGGCTTCGCGTTCGGCACGCGCTATGCCCCGCGCGTTGGCTATCGCTATGCCGTGGAGACGACGATCTATGTCCGGCCGGACTGCGTGCGCCACGGCATCGGCTCGGCACTGCTCGATGCCCTGATCGAAAGCTGCGAGGCACGCGGGCTGCGGCAGGCCTTTGCGATTATCGCCGAATCCGAACCGGCTTCCGTTATCCTTCACGCGCGCCACGGATTCCGGCCGGTGGGCACGCTGGAGGGAGCGGGGTGGAAGCATGGCAAGTGGCTCGATGTCTTCATCATGCAGCGGGCTCTCGGGGCTGGCAAGGATACCCTTCCGGAAGATTGATTGCGTTTACAAACTGTTGCAGAGGCGTTGCAACCGCATGAAGGCTTGCGTGTTAATCGCAGGATGGCACCCGACCGGCAGAGGATCGGTGCCGACAAGGTAACAGGGATCGATAATGAAGACCAAACAGGCATTCCGTGTCCTTTGCGGCACCGCGCTCGCCGCCACCGCCGCGCTGGCTGCGGTTCCCGCGTTCGCCCAGTCCTCCACCGACTCGTCCGCCAGTATTTCCAGCGACGCGTCGGTAACGGCGCCGACGAAGAACGTGCTCGCGGGTAACCACGTCACGATCGGCGTGGGTGTGGCCTATACGCCGAGCTATGACGGCTCGAACAACATGAGCGCCACGCCGTTTCCCGCCATCCAGGCGCATCTGTGGGGCATCGACGTCAATCCGCGTCCGGGCGGTGTCTCGCTTGACCTGATCCCGTCGCCCGACGACGCCAAGGTCAGCTTCAATCTCGGCCCGGTCGCCACCTATACCGGCAACCGTGCCTCGGGATCAAGGACCCGGTGGTGCGCGCGGCGGGCAAGCTGGATGTCGGCATCAACGTGGGCGGCAACGCGGGCGTGAACTTCAACAAGCTGCTCAATCCCTATGACCAGCTGACGGTCGGCGCGGACGTGCTGTGGGACGTCAACGGCGCGTCGGGCGGCATGCAGATAAACCCGAACGTGACCTACAAGACCCCGGTCAGCAAGGCCGCGCTGGTGATCCTCAATGTCGGCGCGCGCCATGTCGATGACGATTACGCCAAGTACTATTACTCGGTGAACGCCACGCAGAGCGCCAACAGCGGGCTGCCGCTCTACAACGCCAAGGGCGGCTGGGACAGCTGGCACACCGCGATGATCGTGGGCTACGACCTGTCGGGCGACTTGCGCGACGGCGGCTTCGAAGTGTTCCTTTTCGGCAACTACATGCGCATGCTGAACGACGCTTCGGCAACGCCCTATACCTCGATCCGCGGCAGCGCCAATAACTGGACCGGCGGCGTGGGCGTGGGCTACACGTTCTGATCCTCTTTCGCGGCGGCCTTTTCCGGTGCCAGGGCATCGGGCGAGGCCGCCGCGACGATCGCTTTCAGCGCGGCAATATGCGCTGCGAAGGCCTTCCGTCCGGCTCTGGTAAACATCGCCCAGGTGCGCTGCCGCCCGTCCATCGGCGATTTCTTCAGCGTCACGTACCCCGCCTCGACCAGCGCGGAGAGATGCTTGGACAGCACCGAATCCGATACGCCCGCGATCTCGCGCAGCCGGGCGAATTCCACTTCCGTCGTCTGGGCCAGCACCGCGCCGATCTGCAATCGCGCCGGGGGATGGAGCACCATGTCGAGCTGGCTCATCGGTCCATCCCGCCCCGCAGCTCGCGCAAGTACAATCGCTGGAACACCACGCTCCCGCCGCCTGCCAGCAGCCCTGCGATCACCGCGATGCCCAGCCGCGTGAAGATCGAGAGCCCGCTTTCCTTCGCGTATGTCTCGGCGAAGATCAGCACCAGCATCGTACCCAGCAGCGCGAAGACCAGCGGCCGCGTGGCACCGCGCCGGTAGCCGTTGACGAAGGTGCCGCTGCGCGCCCGGTCGTAGCGCACGAGCAGCACGACACCGGCCATGCACATCGCCACAATCGCGCCGGTCAATACGGTCGGCAGGCCGGGGGCCAGCACCATCGCGCCCATCAGCAGCCCGAAAGCCGCGTGCCGCCACGGCGGGCAGGCCTTTGCCTGTACGTCCGCCAGCCGGTTGCCGGCTTCCTGTGCCGAAGCGAGCGCGGCTGCCGCCGTCTGCCGATCGATCCCGTCGCTGTCCATCGTGACCTGCCTTCCCGAAATGACTTTCCAATGTGGAAAGAGATGCGCTTCACTTTCCGATTCGGCAAGTGATAATTTTCCAGTCTGGAAAGTCATTCAGCCAAGGTCATTGGGGAGCACCTCCTGCACCCGCGCTCGCAGGGCGGGGAGCAGCTCCGCTTCGAACCACGGGTGCTTCGCCATCCATATCCGGCTGCGCCAGGCCGGGTGGGGCAGCGGGATCACGCCCTCGGGCGCGTCCTGCCAGCGCGCCACCGCTTCGGTGAGGTTCCTGGCAAAGCCGCGCGGCAGGTAGCGTTTCTGGGCATATTGGCCGACCAGCAGCGTCAGGCGCACCTGCGGCATCGCGGCGAGCAGCGGTGGATGCCAGCGCGGCGCACATTCGGGGCGCGGCGGCTTGTCCCCGCCACTCGCCTTGCCGGGATAGCACAGGCCCGAGGGCATCTGCGCGATTGTCGACACATCGTAGAACGCCGCCTTGTCGAGCCCGAGCCAGCCGCGCAGCCGGTCGCCGCTGTCATCGTCCCAACCGATGCCGCTGGCATGGACCCGGCTGCCCGGCGCCTGCCCGATGATGAGCATCCGCGCGCTTTCGCTTGCCGCCACGAAGGGGCGTGGCGCGAACCCGAGCGCGTCTTCGCACAGCGTGCAGGCGCGGATCTCGGTCAGCAGGGTATCGAGCGGGGCGGTCATGGCCGGGCGAGATGGCGTCGCCCGCGAACACCTGCAAGGTGACAGGTGGTTGACACAGTTGACACGGTCCAGAGGGAAAGTGTCACTTTGCCGCCCCAAAGTGTCACCTTGCGCAGAAAACCGCCATTTTTACGTGCGTACAGTGTTAACATCGGTGTCGCTTTAGCGACTTGATCTGTCACCTTGCGGGAGGCGCGATTTCGGAAGAGGCAGGAGGCATGCATGGCGCAATCCTACCGCAGCGGGCCAAGTGTAGGAAATCGGTTTGGCGACGGTGGGGAGATGCCATTGCCTCGAAGGTCTTCCCAATGCCGCTCAGCCTGAGCTTGTCGAAGGCTGCGCGCGAGGATGGCCGCCATGCCCGACATCTTGGCAGGTTTGCGGGGTCATGATCGAGCCTGACCTTGTGTCTTTTTCAGCAGGTCACACGGCATCGCGCGGCCTTCGACAGGCTCAGGCTGAGCGGGTGGGGGAGGCAGGGCGCGGTGACGGGCGCGATGCCCTGTCACCCCAAGCCCCTCTCCATCCAGCGCGCACTTGCGCCGTATCCCCTGACTTTGTCGGCAAGCGCCTGCGACATCGCGCCCTCCGCGAAGCCCAGCGCTCGCCAGTAGGGGGCGGCACCTTCGACCGCGATCAGCTGGGCGCGGGGCAGGCCGTCGCGCGCGGCCATCGCGAGGGCCTGTTCGACCAGCCGCCGCCCGATGCCCGATCCGCGCGCGGCCTGCGACACCGCAAGGTCGTGGAGGAACAGCACTTCGGCGGTGCCCTCTGTCGTCAGCACCGCGCCGACCAGGGGCGGGGCGCTGTCCTGCCAGCCGTGGGCGAGGAGATAGGCGATCAGCGTGTCGTCCCGCTCGGCAGCAAGACAATAGCTGGCGGGCAGTGTCAGGCGGCTGGCAAAAGCCTCGGCAGGCTCGACCAGAAACGCCGGATAGGCCACCTGCTGGATCGCCAGTGCGGCGGGCAGATCGTCCAGGGTCAGAGGCCGGATAGTGATGGCGGGCTCGCTCACGCAGGCTGTTCCTGTGCGCGCAGCCACCCGGTGATCGAGAGCCGTCGCCGCGCGGCAGATGGCGCAACGTAGGAGACGCTGTGCGATTGCGGTACGGCCAGCAGGTCGAGTGTGTTGAACGCGGGCGCCACGCCCTCGAAGCTGCCGTTTTCGCCGTGGAACATCAGCAAGCCGCCCCATTCCGCTCGCCAGCCTGCATTGAGGCTGAGCACGAAAGCCGCGCGGCGATCCTTGCCCGCGACGTTATCGGTGTGGGCGGTCAGAAAGTCGCCGGGCGCATAGGCGGTCGCCTGCGTATCGGCGAAGCGGATGTCCTCGTGCCCGGTGATCTGCCTGAGAAACGACAAAGCCGCCTCGCTCGACAGCCAATCGGCAAAGCGCGCGAGGATGTCGGTGCTGGCCGCGCGCGCGGCTTTGCCATCGGGGACGCGGACCGTCTCGTAGCGATACTGGAAACCCTCGCGCGCCTGGGCATGGATGGCACCATCCAGCGCCTCGCGCTGATCCTGCGTCATACTCTCGCGGGCAGGGCGGTCGAGTTCGTAGAGCTTGCTGCCGCTGTTGAAGACCTGTCGCCAGTCGGTGCGGGCGTCAAGGTCAGTCAACAGCCGTTGCGGGCCGTCGTTGCCGAGGAAGCCGGCGATGCGAACCCGGCAGCGCTGGCGGTAGACCTCGCCGAGATGTTCGGGATTGAGGGCGGGATTGAGCGTGAACGGGTCGGCAAGCATGGAGGCGGCTCTGTCA of the Novosphingobium sp. 9 genome contains:
- a CDS encoding uracil-DNA glycosylase family protein; amino-acid sequence: MTAPLDTLLTEIRACTLCEDALGFAPRPFVAASESARMLIIGQAPGSRVHASGIGWDDDSGDRLRGWLGLDKAAFYDVSTIAQMPSGLCYPGKASGGDKPPRPECAPRWHPPLLAAMPQVRLTLLVGQYAQKRYLPRGFARNLTEAVARWQDAPEGVIPLPHPAWRSRIWMAKHPWFEAELLPALRARVQEVLPNDLG
- a CDS encoding GNAT family N-acetyltransferase — translated: MSEPAITIRPLTLDDLPAALAIQQVAYPAFLVEPAEAFASRLTLPASYCLAAERDDTLIAYLLAHGWQDSAPPLVGAVLTTEGTAEVLFLHDLAVSQAARGSGIGRRLVEQALAMAARDGLPRAQLIAVEGAAPYWRALGFAEGAMSQALADKVRGYGASARWMERGLG
- a CDS encoding GNAT family N-acetyltransferase, giving the protein MKTLTISDATSADAEAIAAIFAHYVLESTATFETVPPDEPEIARRIAAVTGDGYPFVVSRDEEDGQILGFAFGTRYAPRVGYRYAVETTIYVRPDCVRHGIGSALLDALIESCEARGLRQAFAIIAESEPASVILHARHGFRPVGTLEGAGWKHGKWLDVFIMQRALGAGKDTLPED
- a CDS encoding MipA/OmpV family protein — protein: MKTKQAFRVLCGTALAATAALAAVPAFAQSSTDSSASISSDASVTAPTKNVLAGNHVTIGVGVAYTPSYDGSNNMSATPFPAIQAHLWGIDVNPRPGGVSLDLIPSPDDAKVSFNLGPVATYTGNRASGSRTRWCARRASWMSASTWAATRA
- a CDS encoding 2OG-Fe(II) oxygenase; this encodes MLADPFTLNPALNPEHLGEVYRQRCRVRIAGFLGNDGPQRLLTDLDARTDWRQVFNSGSKLYELDRPARESMTQDQREALDGAIHAQAREGFQYRYETVRVPDGKAARAASTDILARFADWLSSEAALSFLRQITGHEDIRFADTQATAYAPGDFLTAHTDNVAGKDRRAAFVLSLNAGWRAEWGGLLMFHGENGSFEGVAPAFNTLDLLAVPQSHSVSYVAPSAARRRLSITGWLRAQEQPA
- a CDS encoding MipA/OmpV family protein; this translates as MRAAGKLDVGINVGGNAGVNFNKLLNPYDQLTVGADVLWDVNGASGGMQINPNVTYKTPVSKAALVILNVGARHVDDDYAKYYYSVNATQSANSGLPLYNAKGGWDSWHTAMIVGYDLSGDLRDGGFEVFLFGNYMRMLNDASATPYTSIRGSANNWTGGVGVGYTF
- a CDS encoding transcriptional regulator; the protein is MSQLDMVLHPPARLQIGAVLAQTTEVEFARLREIAGVSDSVLSKHLSALVEAGYVTLKKSPMDGRQRTWAMFTRAGRKAFAAHIAALKAIVAAASPDALAPEKAAAKEDQNV